DNA sequence from the Sediminibacillus dalangtanensis genome:
GAAGGAGGAGTAGAAAATGTTTAAAAAGGTAGCTTCAGATGCGCTTGGATTAAGTGATATCGGGAGTGTGATCACACCGGAAGATTATGATAAAACGGATGCTGACGACTATGTCATGCATGAAGATGGAGAAAAAATTTACTTTCTGATCAAATCGAAGTCAGATGAGTATTGTTTCACAAACAAAGCGTTGATTCACTTAGATGGTACGAGCGCCACCAGCAAGAAGAAGACATTGCATCGATATAGCTACTATGCAAAGGATGTCTCGAACGTCGCGCTTGAAACAGCCGGTACAATCGATTTAGATGTAGAAATCAAGTTCACGCTGGGCGGGACTGCATTTTCGATCGATGTACATAAAAAATTCATCGCTGAAATCAAGGATTTATACAAGACACTTCTCAAAATGGAAGAAATCACGGAGGACAACCAACAGTACCTGGATTATGCGAAGCAAAGTTTGGAACTGGCTTCTGCGACGCTTAACCAAAGCAGAAGCAGTGAGGCTCGTATATCGGAAGAATTCAACGATATCAATAACGCAGCATTTGACTGGCTGAAAAAACAAAAGCAACTTTATACAAGAAAGGACTACGGAGAAGTTTTTGAGCTGTTTATCAATCAATGAGGAAAAGGGCTGTACATAAGTCGGTTAACGACTTTTGTGCAGCCCTTTTTTTAAAAGATAAGAAAGCATAAATTTCAGAGATGTTTAGCTCCAGCGCCTACCCCCTCGAGGCATTAAGCCCACCCTCTGTGAGCAAAAAGCACCACGCCGAGACTGTTAGCTTGTCCGTGTGATTGTTTCATCTTATTCATAGCTTTTTGCGGATATAGGGGCATCTATAGGAATTAAAGAGCTATTTGCTGGGAGCGATAAGTCGCTGCCGAAGCTTTCAGGTGTCACAGGAAGAAAAACCCTCTACCAAAGGCACACAGCGGTTGCGAAAAGTTAGGGAACACGGGTATAACGCTTCAAAAAATGGAAGCCCTTTCCTGAAAAACCTTGTCAGATAATCTTACAATGGAATTGCGCGAAAATTTTGATACTGTTAACTTTATACTTAACATTTGATGTTAACAGACATCACATATAAGGGGAGGAGAACTTATGGATCCTATTTTTTTAATGAATAATGTTTGGATCATGGTTAGCGGAGTACTCGTGTTTTTAATGCTTGGAGGGTTTATCTTACTGGAAGCAGGCTCGACCCGGATGAAGAATGCCGGTCATATTGCAGGAAAGACAGTATTCACTGTCGGAATCACCTCGTTGGTATTCTGGGCTGTCGGCTGGGGCTTCATCTATGGAAGTGAGGGAACTTTAATCGGATTTGGCGATTTCTTTTTTGGTGATGCCACTACCATGGGCGAGGGATTAGCCGGTTCTACCGACTTCTTCTTCCAAATGGCATTTGCTTGTATCGCAATGACTGTTGCTTTTGGCGGGTTTGCGGAAAGAGCGAAATTATCTGCTTATGTAGTATTTGCTGTTCTGTTCTCGGCGCTTGTTTACCCGGTCGTTGCCCACTGGATTTGGGGCGGCGGCTGGCTGGCGGATCATGGGAAACAGGATTTTGCCGGATCGACAGTTGTCCATTTGACTGGCGCGATGGCTGCACTTGCTGCAACCATTATTTTGAAGCCAAGAATCGGTAAGTATAACAAAAATGGTTCTTCTAATGATATTGCCGGACATAATCAGGTTTATACCGCTTTAGGCGTATTGATTCTCTGGATCGGCTGGTTTGGATTCAACGCAGGTAGTACACTGGAAGTAGCAGATGCATTCTTCGGTTATGTAGCATTGAATACGCAATTGGCTGCAGGTGCCGGTGCTATCGGTGCAATGCTTATCGTATGGGCAGTCACAGGAAAAGCGGATGTGCCTACCACCTTGAATGGTGCACTCGCAGGCCTTGTTGCCATCACGGCATCTTGTGCATTCGTGGAACCTTGGGCAGCGGTCGTCATCGGATTTATCGGCGGATTGATTGTTTTCTTGAGCATGAAGTTTTTCGATAAAGCAAAAATCGACGACCCAATCTTCGCATTGTCTGTCCACGGTACAGTTGGTGTATGGGGAACGTTGTCCAATGGTTTATTCGCGACGCCGGAACTGGCAAGTGTCGGTCGTCCAGGGTTATTCTATGGCGGCGGCTTTGAACAGCTGGGAGTCCAAATCATGGGGGTTGTTACAAGTGGACTGTATGCCTTTGTGGTTGCCTTCATCCTGTTAAAAATCATGGATAAAGCCATGGGCGGTCTCCGCGTTTCGGAAGAAGAAGAAATTGTCGGCCTTGACTTGAGCGAGCATGGCAGCTATGGTTATCCTGAAAACTTGCCACAGACAGATAAAAATACAAAAGCAACTGGAGCGTAACGTTGTCTAAAAGGGTGGATTCGGTTGTGAAAACCTATCGGGAAATGAAGGTTAATCGTAAGTGCCTTCCGGCGGCTGCGGTAAATCATCAAAAACTGAATGCATACCATGATCAGCTGATGGCACAAACCGTACAATTTGCAATGGAAAAAGTCAGAGGAGAGCTGGGGGATCCCCCTGCTCCCTTTGCTTTCTTTTTAATGGGTAGTGCCGGCAGGTTTGAACAATCAGTATGGAGCGATCAAGACCACGGTATTATTTTTGCTGGGGATGATACATGTAAGTCTTATTTTTTAAGGGCAGGAACTGAAATAACGGACGCATTGGAATTGGTTGGTTATGAGCGATGCGATGGAGAAGTAATGGCTTCCAATCCGCTGTGGTGCAAGTCAGTGGAAGACTGGCATCAGCAAATAACAGACTGGATGACAGAAGCCAGCTGGCAGTCCTTGCGTCATTTCTCTACTTTTTTCGATTCGAGGGTATTGATAGGGGATGCTGGCTATTTGACGGAGCTGAAAAAAACCGCTTTTTCCATCCTTGAAAAGCAGCCCGCCCTTTATCAACGTCTGATTGACAACGTGGATTTTTACAAAAAAGGAATCGGTATATTTGGACAGTTGCTTCCTGAACAGCAAGGGGAGCAGTCCGGTACCATCCATTTAAAACAGAAGGCATTTTTTCCGTATGTCAACGCACTTAGGCTTCTGGCTTTAAAGAATAAGATTTTCGCTCCTTCCACCTTATCAAGATTCAGGCAGCTGCCAGAAGAATATCATTCCTTGCAGACATATGAAAAAGACTTCAAAGCACTTCTGGAATTCCGCCTGAAATTTCGCAGAGAGGCAAAGACGTACAAGGAAGTACACCTTATTCCGATTCAGGATTTAAACAAGCAGGAAAAACAGGAGTTAAAAAGCATGATGAGAAAAGGATATAAGCTTTTTTCCAAAACGAAAACCAAAATAGAAGAAGCGTGTCCAAAATGATCATGGATCAAATGATTCAATTTGTAAAACAGATGTCGGGTAAGCTTGGGGCAAGTCCTTATGCCGCGCTTCCGAATCAGACAGACCCGGGAAAAATGGCTTACATGCGAGAATTGCAGCGCGAGTTGAAAAACAAAGATGTACTTGAAGTCCCTTTGTCTGAATTAAGTGTGGTTGTCTTTGACTTGGAAACGACTGGTTTTTTTCCGTATAAAGGGGATCAAATCCTTTCCATCGGTGCTGTGAAGATGCGAGGTAGTCAGCTAATCGACAATGAAACGTTTTATGCACCTGTACATTGTGAAACGCCTCTGACTGAAGAAGTGGCGAATCTTACCGGGCTGACCGATGAGGTGCTTGCAGAAGCAGATACCATTCACGATGTTTTAAGAGGATTTTATCAGTTTATCAAAGCTGATCCGTTAGTGGCACATCATGCCAATCATGAAAAACAGTTTATGAAGCATGCAACCTGGATGTCGCTTCGTATGAACTTTCAACACCGGATAATCGATACATCGTTTTTGACGAAAACAGTGGAACCAGAGGCACATTTGGTAACATTGGATGAATGCTGTGCCCATTTCGGAATTGAAATTGAACATCGACACCATGCGCTCCATGATGCCATGGCCGCCGCCCGCCTCTGGGCAGCAGGTATAGAAGCGATTCAAAAACAAGGATTTACCAACCTAAAGGAAGTATATGCACACGTGGCATCCAAATGAGACCACCTTTTGAGAGAAAATAAAAGGAGGGGAAGGGGTTGAACCACGACATTCCTGACGATGTAGCTGCTTTCCCGATGCGTGTAGTAAAGGATCTAACAAGTCTGTCCGCCAGGCAAATTCGTTATTATGAAAAACACGGGCTGATTAAGCCTGCCAGAAATGAGGCAAATAGAAGAGTATATACCATGAAGGACATTAACAGGCTGAAAAAAGTGAAGGAACTAATCGATAAAGGGATCAATATTGCCGGAATTAAGGCAATGCTTAAATCTTGATAAGAAACGGATAGCTTATTTTAGTGCTTTTGAAAGAAGTGGAAGAATAGAGACGGAGACAGACTTTGGTTGAAAACGAAAAGGCTTATGACTGCTTGTACACAGTCATAAGCCTTTTTCTATCCTGCCTTAATGGTCGTGGGGGGGAGCAGGTTCGGTTTTGTGATTCTTTTGATTAATAATTAACAGCATCATAGGAATTGATTCTGCCATGCTCGAAATAGTAACCGGTTCCGCTGATCGGATCAGCTGTCTGTTCGATGGCCTGCCGGATCTGGGCATTGTTTCTTCCTTGTCCAGCCAGTAACCCGGCAAGACCAGCCACGTGAGGGGAGGCCATCGAAGTTCCGGACATGTAAGCATATCCATTGTTAGGAACAGTGGCGGCAATATCAACCCCTGGTGCGGTTACATCCACCCAGGTTCCGTAATTGGAGAAGGATGCCTTCTGATCGTTTCGGTCGACCGCTCCGACCGCGATGACATTATTGTAAGAAGCAGGTTCAAAAGTAGTGGAGACGCCATCGTTTCCAGCTGCTGCAACAACAACTGTTCCTTTGTTCCAAGCATAATTCACTGCATTTTCCAATGTTTGTGTATCACAGTTGCATCCCAGCGATAAGTTGATGACTTCTGCGCCATAATCGGCAGCATAGCGAATGCCATCTGCGATGTCAGCTAGCGAACCACTTCCGTTGGCATCGAGAACACGGACGGCAAGAATGGATGTATTTGGCGCCATACCAGCGATACCGGCTCCGTTGTTTGTTTCAGCAGCGGCGGTACCTGCAACATGCGTGCCGTGGCCGTTCAAGTCCATTGGCGTGTAATCGTTGTCGACGAAATCATATCCTCTAATCGTTTTGCTGTCCAAATCGGTATGGTTGTAATCGACGCCTGTATCCAAAACAGCTATTTCCTGGCCGCTGCTACCTCTCGTTACATCCCATGCTCTGTCGGTGGAGGTATTCTGTGGTCCGTATTGATAATTGCGATAATACGTATCATTCGGTGTCCAGGTCGCACTAAAGGTGTAATTTGGCTCCGCATACTCCACATTCGGGTTTTTCTCGAGTGCCTTGACGACTGCTTCGACATTGCCGACTTGCAGCACTTTGAAAGGGGAGTCCACCTTATCTTCGTCAGGAAGGACTTTTGCATCCAGACTCTTTAGTGCCTGGCTCTGCAAGGATTTTCCTGCTTTCTCCTTAAATTTGACGACCACCTCGCCTTTTTGGTAACTCCCTTTCTCGACAGATGCTACCGGAGCTGGGGCTTCTTTTGATTTTTCCAGCTGATCGGCAGCGGATGCTGCGTCAGTCAGCGATGGAAAAATGGCCAAAGAGACAACAAGTGACAAACCGGCAAACAATGAACTTTTCATACAATTCCTCCTTTAAAAGATTTATCTACCAATTCTGCGAATTAATAGGAATACCTGCTAAAATAAGGTTGGGAAAATCCTATAAATTTACTTGGATAAAGGAAGTGTTTAAACAGTATGTTTCCTGGGGCAAACATATGCCAAAAGCCCCGGTTCGTGATTTTTTCTGCAGTAAAAGAGGAAAGTTTAAGGTAGTAAAGGAGGGATAAACGGGGATATAGCTATACTGATTGAAAAACAAAGAAAAACCCTGCGTATGAGGGATACACAGGGTGAAAAGCTAGTGCTTTTTAAATTTTGAATTGTTTGACCAGGTCTTGCAGTTCTTCTGCCATTTGTGACAGGGAAGTGGCGGATCCGCTGATCTCCTCCATGGATGCCAGCTGTTCTTCTGTCGAAGCAGACACATTTTGGGCACCGTCTGAAGTGAAATCTGCAACCTTGGCTACTTCTTCAAATGTGCTGACAAATTGCTCTGTACCAGAAGCGATTTCCTGGATTTTAGAAGTTACTTGTTCGATTTGCTGGGAAACAGTGGTGACAAACCCAGTAATTTCAGTGAAGGATTCGCCAGCATGGTGAACGACGGTAATTCCTTTTTCCACTTCCTCCGTACCAGATTTCATTGATTCCACCGCATTCGATGTTTCCGTTTGAATCGTCCCGATCATTTGACGGATTTGGTCTGTCGATTGTGCCGATTGTTCAGCTAATTTCCGCACTTCATCAGCAACGACCGCAAATCCTTTGCCGTGTTCGCCGGCCCGTGCTGCTTCAATAGCAGCATTTAATGCCAGCAGATTGGTTTGTTCGGCGATATCGGTGATGACATCGACAATTTTGCTGATTTCCTTGGAATGACTGCCAAGCCCTTGAATACTGCCGGATAGTTCGTTGACTGTTTGCTTGATATATTCCATTTGCCCGACAGTAGTTTCGATTGCTTTGTTTCCTTCTTTAACAGCAGAAGAAGCACTGGCTGTCGTAGACGAGACTTCATTTGAGCTCTCTGCAATTTGCTGGATCGATTTGGACATTTCCTCTGCCATTTGCGTACTTTCGACAATCCGTGAAGATTGGCTGTCCATTCCGGAAGCCACTTCCTGGATGGAGGAAGAAATCTGCTCGGTGGCGGACGTGTTTTGTTCCGTGCTGGCGTTCAACTGCTCAGAAGAAGCTGCCAGGCCGCTAGCTTTTTCACGGACTTGTAAGATGACATTGCTAAGGTTGTCACGCATTTTGTTGAACGCTTCGCCAAGTTTACCTAGTTCATCATTGCGCTGGACATCGACATTGACACTGAGGTCTCCGTCACTGATACGATCCGCTGCGTTGACAAGATCGCTGATCGGTTTATTAATGGAGCGAATAATAAAGAAAATGACTGCTCCTCCGAGTAAGATTGCGATGGCGATGACGATGATGGTAGTAATCAGGATTGGCATTACTGCAGATGTGACTTCGCTCTGGTACATGGTGCCGACCACTTTCCAGCCTGTCACGTCACTTGTCGCAAAGGCAAGCTTCTTCTGTTCCCCTTCGAAACTATAATCAAAACTCCCTGATTCATTAGCCTGGATATCTTGGAAAAAATCTTCCGTTGCTTCAGAACCCGCTTCATTGGTCGGATGGCTAATATAATGGTTGGTGCCATCCAGTAAAAATAAGTAGCCTTCTTTTCCAATCGAGACCTGGTTTGTCATATCGGTAAGACTGCCCAGTTCCAGATTGACTGCTACGACACCCTGGTTATCGGCAGTTGCCTTTGCCAATGTCACCACTACCTGCTCGGAAGACTTTGAAACGTATGGATCGGTCACGATGACATTGCCCTTGTCCTCCATTGCCTGCTGGTACCACGGTCGTTCGCGCGGATCGTAGTCAGGCGGATTTTTGAAGGATGTCGGTGAATTCATGAATTGTCCTGTCTCGGTACCAATAAAAGTCTGCTCCACGTCTGCCTTGGAATCCTGGATGGTATCCAGTAATTCGCGAGTTCGGGCATCACTGTCGTTTTCAATGTCGGCAGCTTGAATCGCGTTGGATAAGTAATCGATGTTTTCCTGCTGGGCGGATACGAATTGGTCTACCGTCTGACTGACAAGATCGACATTCTTTTCTGCGTTTTGTACCATTTGGCTTTCCACTTTGTTTGCGGCGCTCATGTAAGAGCTGATTGCGATGATGATACTCGGAATTAAAAGCACTCCTAGAAAAGCAATGATCAATCTATTTTTTAAACTAACGGACCGATTGCTAATGTTTTTCTTTTTCATTTGTTTTCCCCCTGTTCATGTTGCAAAATTAAACATTTTGTTTTTGTTTTTTGCCCGCTCTGATTATATCGTCTTAATTTACAACATCTTAATAGGGGGAGACCATTTTCTTCAAACAATTTTTCATTTGTTTTACAGGCTGTTCAACTGCTGATACAGCAAAGAGGATGCGTCAAGAGAGAGGTCGCGATGGTAGGCAGCAAGACTTGCTTCTAAACGGGGTGCTTGCATGTCATCGGCGAAAAAGCGGATGATCCGCTGTTCCAGATTTTGCATCCCGACGCTGTCTATGGCGATGCCAAGTTGTTTGATCAGTTTTAGGTTGATCTCTTCTTGTCCTGGTAAAGCATGATAGATAAAGACCGGTTTTTGCTTTCTAATACACTCGCTGATCGTAACGCCGCCCGGCTTGCTGACGACGGCATCGACTTGGTCGTATATTTCATTCATTTGTTCTCGGGACTCGATATATTTTAGCGGTCTAATAGATACGGAATGCTCATTTTGTAAGCTCGTGTACAATTTTTGATTTTTTCCGCAAAGGACATAACAGGTACAATTATGTACTTTCATATCCCCAATCAGCCGTTTTAAGCCGCCGACCCCCAAACTTCCTCCACTAATCAACAGAGTCGGTTTGCCCTGGTCGGGCAATCGGAACGGGGAAGGCTTGATCGCCTTGTGGATGGGAATTCCTGTTAGGAAGATGGTATCGGGATGCGCTCCTTTTTTAACCAAGTCATCCTTGAA
Encoded proteins:
- a CDS encoding PH domain-containing protein, which gives rise to MFKKVASDALGLSDIGSVITPEDYDKTDADDYVMHEDGEKIYFLIKSKSDEYCFTNKALIHLDGTSATSKKKTLHRYSYYAKDVSNVALETAGTIDLDVEIKFTLGGTAFSIDVHKKFIAEIKDLYKTLLKMEEITEDNQQYLDYAKQSLELASATLNQSRSSEARISEEFNDINNAAFDWLKKQKQLYTRKDYGEVFELFINQ
- a CDS encoding ammonium transporter → MDPIFLMNNVWIMVSGVLVFLMLGGFILLEAGSTRMKNAGHIAGKTVFTVGITSLVFWAVGWGFIYGSEGTLIGFGDFFFGDATTMGEGLAGSTDFFFQMAFACIAMTVAFGGFAERAKLSAYVVFAVLFSALVYPVVAHWIWGGGWLADHGKQDFAGSTVVHLTGAMAALAATIILKPRIGKYNKNGSSNDIAGHNQVYTALGVLILWIGWFGFNAGSTLEVADAFFGYVALNTQLAAGAGAIGAMLIVWAVTGKADVPTTLNGALAGLVAITASCAFVEPWAAVVIGFIGGLIVFLSMKFFDKAKIDDPIFALSVHGTVGVWGTLSNGLFATPELASVGRPGLFYGGGFEQLGVQIMGVVTSGLYAFVVAFILLKIMDKAMGGLRVSEEEEIVGLDLSEHGSYGYPENLPQTDKNTKATGA
- a CDS encoding DUF294 nucleotidyltransferase-like domain-containing protein, encoding MKTYREMKVNRKCLPAAAVNHQKLNAYHDQLMAQTVQFAMEKVRGELGDPPAPFAFFLMGSAGRFEQSVWSDQDHGIIFAGDDTCKSYFLRAGTEITDALELVGYERCDGEVMASNPLWCKSVEDWHQQITDWMTEASWQSLRHFSTFFDSRVLIGDAGYLTELKKTAFSILEKQPALYQRLIDNVDFYKKGIGIFGQLLPEQQGEQSGTIHLKQKAFFPYVNALRLLALKNKIFAPSTLSRFRQLPEEYHSLQTYEKDFKALLEFRLKFRREAKTYKEVHLIPIQDLNKQEKQELKSMMRKGYKLFSKTKTKIEEACPK
- a CDS encoding exonuclease domain-containing protein, which gives rise to MIMDQMIQFVKQMSGKLGASPYAALPNQTDPGKMAYMRELQRELKNKDVLEVPLSELSVVVFDLETTGFFPYKGDQILSIGAVKMRGSQLIDNETFYAPVHCETPLTEEVANLTGLTDEVLAEADTIHDVLRGFYQFIKADPLVAHHANHEKQFMKHATWMSLRMNFQHRIIDTSFLTKTVEPEAHLVTLDECCAHFGIEIEHRHHALHDAMAAARLWAAGIEAIQKQGFTNLKEVYAHVASK
- a CDS encoding MerR family transcriptional regulator; the encoded protein is MNHDIPDDVAAFPMRVVKDLTSLSARQIRYYEKHGLIKPARNEANRRVYTMKDINRLKKVKELIDKGINIAGIKAMLKS
- a CDS encoding S8 family peptidase, encoding MKSSLFAGLSLVVSLAIFPSLTDAASAADQLEKSKEAPAPVASVEKGSYQKGEVVVKFKEKAGKSLQSQALKSLDAKVLPDEDKVDSPFKVLQVGNVEAVVKALEKNPNVEYAEPNYTFSATWTPNDTYYRNYQYGPQNTSTDRAWDVTRGSSGQEIAVLDTGVDYNHTDLDSKTIRGYDFVDNDYTPMDLNGHGTHVAGTAAAETNNGAGIAGMAPNTSILAVRVLDANGSGSLADIADGIRYAADYGAEVINLSLGCNCDTQTLENAVNYAWNKGTVVVAAAGNDGVSTTFEPASYNNVIAVGAVDRNDQKASFSNYGTWVDVTAPGVDIAATVPNNGYAYMSGTSMASPHVAGLAGLLAGQGRNNAQIRQAIEQTADPISGTGYYFEHGRINSYDAVNY
- a CDS encoding methyl-accepting chemotaxis protein, producing MKKKNISNRSVSLKNRLIIAFLGVLLIPSIIIAISSYMSAANKVESQMVQNAEKNVDLVSQTVDQFVSAQQENIDYLSNAIQAADIENDSDARTRELLDTIQDSKADVEQTFIGTETGQFMNSPTSFKNPPDYDPRERPWYQQAMEDKGNVIVTDPYVSKSSEQVVVTLAKATADNQGVVAVNLELGSLTDMTNQVSIGKEGYLFLLDGTNHYISHPTNEAGSEATEDFFQDIQANESGSFDYSFEGEQKKLAFATSDVTGWKVVGTMYQSEVTSAVMPILITTIIVIAIAILLGGAVIFFIIRSINKPISDLVNAADRISDGDLSVNVDVQRNDELGKLGEAFNKMRDNLSNVILQVREKASGLAASSEQLNASTEQNTSATEQISSSIQEVASGMDSQSSRIVESTQMAEEMSKSIQQIAESSNEVSSTTASASSAVKEGNKAIETTVGQMEYIKQTVNELSGSIQGLGSHSKEISKIVDVITDIAEQTNLLALNAAIEAARAGEHGKGFAVVADEVRKLAEQSAQSTDQIRQMIGTIQTETSNAVESMKSGTEEVEKGITVVHHAGESFTEITGFVTTVSQQIEQVTSKIQEIASGTEQFVSTFEEVAKVADFTSDGAQNVSASTEEQLASMEEISGSATSLSQMAEELQDLVKQFKI
- a CDS encoding MGDG synthase family glycosyltransferase, translated to MKKLLFLPFLQLSSGHHQVADTIIDHMLDLDNRFICKKIDPLAYTFGKLENLISGTYLKWIQYLPQTYSWLYQKSVYDEPIAQKNFPLYDFLFTKAFKTLLEEEQPDAVICTHSLPSYIIGRLKQKEHLDVPLINVYTDFFAHHMWAKKDADMHFVSSRIFKDDLVKKGAHPDTIFLTGIPIHKAIKPSPFRLPDQGKPTLLISGGSLGVGGLKRLIGDMKVHNCTCYVLCGKNQKLYTSLQNEHSVSIRPLKYIESREQMNEIYDQVDAVVSKPGGVTISECIRKQKPVFIYHALPGQEEINLKLIKQLGIAIDSVGMQNLEQRIIRFFADDMQAPRLEASLAAYHRDLSLDASSLLYQQLNSL